Below is a window of Impatiens glandulifera chromosome 2, dImpGla2.1, whole genome shotgun sequence DNA.
ACAGCAACCTTCTTACCGTCCAAAGTGCCGGCGTAGACGACGCTCTCTGCTCCTGTAAATTGAAAAGAAGATATGGGGGGGAATAAGTTGGAGCAGGGATGATCGATGGGAGaggaaacatatatatattatatatatacctcGAGCAATTGGAGATGAGATAGAATAAGCAGATGGGGGTAGATGCAGAGGAATTGATTCACTCCGGCAGCAGCCTCGAATGCAGGTATTTGGCTCCACGATCGTCATCCCCATCTCCTTTTCTCTCTGTGTAGAAAACTGAAAATGGAAGTGATACCAAACaaccaaagaagaagaaaaaagaaggaAACTTCAGCCTGCCTGTAACCAGGTGAGGTCAGTATGCTACAAAATACACAATAATTTTAGATGTTATGTAttcttcaaattatatattgcttctattctttttacaaatacaaattttatatattttattttcatgtttatataatattttttttaatttaacattatatcattttaatGTAGGGAGTGATAATTTctgaaatatttgaatataataaacattaattttgttataaaaaatacttaagaacaaaaattaagaaattgtttatacattttattcaaacaatataaataagtacaaacttcaattatttttaaaaaaaaaatctaataaaaaattaaaattattaattattcaaaaataacgttaaaaatattaatattataaattaatagaattttatataattaacctgaccataagaaaaataattattcaacaaTGTAATAATTCATGTAGaagtatatataattgatttataagTGATGACaggttaattaatatgttatagataaattaattaaaactttcaacataaaattgttaatatatatatatatatatatatatatttatttatttatttatattgatctcaattaaaaaatcaaaatttattgtgtatgtaaagttaaattttaagtgcatccattttttttttaatattataaattatttaacttataaaataaataatttatagttaaaaaataaatattataaaaaagtataccagattcatatataaaacatataatattctaaaattaataattatgttattatattaatattagactaatataacaaataaattacaaaatccaaaaaaagaaagaaaaaactgaCCTAGAATAAGCCTCAAATCATGGCTTGGCGGGATATTAAACTTGTAACCAATTATTCATATGATGTcaataagtcaaaattataatgataCATCAAATCCGTGACAAAGAATTAACTTCCAGGTATTGCTCTAACTGAGAATCATCTATCaactttcaattatttatatcttttttaataattataaatatgcaAGAAAGAAGTATAATTATTGACATCCAACTCTTTTAACTAACAAGAAATcgtaatatattttaactagaCACTTATAATATGATATCATGTTCCCCTGgtagaaatatataaattttgtgaGAAATATATAGTTTCTTTTTGTCGTACacgataatttattttttttgtcgcAATTgtcttattagtttatttttaggGTTATTGTCTTGTAATTTTCTTtgtatatattcaataatttactttttttttttttctggtaGTCTTCTTGTGTCATAAACAACAATAATTTACTTATGTATCaattttctataattaatttattttaggatAGTTGTATTGTAATAATCTCTTTTTGtcgtataatttattttattgcatatgttatttacttattttaggGTTGttaaatattacattattttttttattctgttGTTTAATCTCCTTTTGTCGTATATCTCATTGTCTTATTTTGTTGCAAGACAAATAAATTTAACCGACTAGCTATTTAAATAACTCGATTATTACATTAAGTGTCTGaactttgttatttttaataacttataaattattcaaataacctgaATTTAAGATAGGTCAATATATTATCCGGTCAAAATTaactaacataaaaataatcaattttaggtacatatcaatatatttgtttttaaaatagtatttcTATTCTTATACAAGGCGTTCTAAATAGGAATATAgtttttgaaatttgatttcttaAAACATCTTGGCTGCACAATCTAATACATTTGTTAATTCTTGAAATACATATGCTACAAAATAATACAgaataatcataaatattaagTATAATGCTAAAAATTGATTCTAATATCacaatatatatagaaattgaTAATATTAACATTTGGTCATGCTAACGCATCAAAATTTCATCATCAGAATCTATCAAATATCATAATACATTTTAACTTCATTTCACATTCTTAATTATAGATCTCAaatttacactttcactttataaaaatagaaaaatataaatagaaggATGTAGAAACAACCATGTCCCATACTTTGATAGGCAAATAGATATTAATAATTTagcaaaataattcaaataaaaaatgaatactttagccaaaaaaaatcaaagaaaaaaaacaaaagagatCAATGAATAAACTTAtcccctttctctctctctcctacCAATAAATCAAATCCTTCTTCCCTAAGCAAATACCGGTATCCAGGAATCGATTTCATagggagagagagaaagcaaaatgaagaagaagataccAATCATGGCGTCTCTGTGTTTTCTGGTGCTCGTCTTATCTTCTTTCCCGGAATTAGGTCTATCTAAAGACGACGGACATTTTCTCGGCATTAAAAAAGCCCTAGGCGGAATTGAAAATATCAAGGGCTTTCAGAACAGCGCCGAGATAAAAAATCTCTGTCGTTTCGCCGTCGAAGAGCATAACAAGAAAGAGGTATTCATTCTTCATTCTTCAATTCAATCATCTATCGTTTTCCGATTTCTATTATTATCAATGAATCATTCAATCAATCTACGATTCCATGTTCTTTGTTTTCAGAACACTCTTCTAGAGTTTACTAAAGTTATTGCTGCAAAACAACAAGTCGTTGCCGGCACGATGTACTATCTCACCTTGGAAGCAGTTGACGGAGGAAAGAAAAATGTATACGATGCAAAAGTTTGGGTGAAGCCATGGATGGATTTCAAACAGTTGCAGGAATTCAAACCATCTTCATCTCCATGAActgattgatgatgatgatgatgttgatgatgcCTCCTTCCATGTGGTATGTAACAACATGCTTTTTAAGTTTTCGCTCTACTCTGTTTCATATTTGCAAGTTCTGTGTAAGATAATataatgaagatgaagtttatgatgatgaagatcttaaataaataaatcagttGTGTAAATCGGATCATAGTTCATATTATATATTGCAGTAACTGAAATCCGTAGAGCTGATACAACAACTTTCtttgaaaattcaaaagaaTGAAATCGAAAATCAAAAACTACATTTCTTCGTAAGGGATGCGTTTGAACAAATCTGCATCATCCAATCGTGGTTTAGCAATCGCCTCTAAAGGTTTCTTCATATAAGTAACCAATCCAGGATTCTCCGACATATCAATCTGCTCCGGCGTCATTCCTTCCGGCGGGAACCACgagaaatggtgaagaagatGCGCCAGCATCGACGTTACCAGATTGATTCCCAATTGAGCCCCAGGACAGACTCTTCTTCCCGCACCAAAAGGTAACAGCCTGAAATCATGACCCTTCATATCAACATCCGCCTCAAGAAACCTCTCCGGTCTGAATTCCAATGGATTCTTCCAAACCGCAGGATCCCTAGCCACTGCCCAGACGTTGACGTGAACGTTGGATCCTTTGGGGATGTCGTAACCGCCTATCTTGACATCTGCATTTGCCCGATGAGGGAGCATTAACGGAGTGGGCGGGTGTAGCCTCAATGCCTCTTTCGCCACACATTGGAGGTAAGGGAGGTTCGAGAAGTCCGTCTCGTTGATAACCCGACCTGATCCGATTACTCGATCCATCTCTTCCTGCGCTTTCTGTTGGACTCGAGGGTATTTGATCAGCTCCGCCATCGCCCATTCTACTGATATGGCAGTCGTGTCCATTCCAGCCGTGATCATGTcctgtttgtttttgttaacaGGATGTTAGACACAGAATTTGAATACCTTcataaatcatataaatcatACCCAGAGAAGACCAATAATGGTGTCTTCACTTAGATCATATTTATCTTGAAGAGTGAGTAAAGCATCAACAAAGTGCTGCTTAGCCCCGCCTTTCTTCCTAGCCTCTGTGTGTTCATCCATGATCGATCGGGTGAGGTTGTCTCTCCTGGCGCCGTGTTTGGCGAATGACTCCTCCTCCAACGGGAACATCCATCTTAGCCAAGGAATGTGTTCCGCCATGGCTAAGGATGCGCCCAGCTTCAGACCATTGGAGACGATAGCCTTGAATTCAAGACCTTGTTCATCCATAATCCCTTCTGCATTCACAAATCTCTTCCCAAATGCCAACCTTGTTATGTTGTTAAATGCAACCGCACCTAAATACTTCTTCACCAACAAAGCCTTTCCTTTGTTCTCTGTAATAAAAGTCGTTACATTTTAGAGATCCATGATGAATTCTATTCTATTCAATTCAtcataaagaaagaaagaaagaaacttTACCAGGATTGTTGCAATCTATGAAGATGGATTCAACCATGGCAGTGACTTCATCTTCTCTGATGGGTCTGAGACCTTCGAGTCTCTTTGGAGTAAAAAGCTCGACAGTACAAACCTTTCTAACCTTAACATAGTGAGGACCATAATCAGCCCAAATCAAATCCTGACCATCCCGACTAAACTTGGCCGCCGATCGGCTTCTGTGTCGGTCGGCTAACTGTTGGTCCTTCTCCTTCAACACTTCCTTAGCCAATTCCGTGTTGGAAACGACCACGTTCAAGGTGGAACCGAACCAAACGGAAATGATAGGACCGTAGACTTGAGCCCATTCGTAGAAACACCGGAATCTGACCGGTTTGATGTCGTAGAGGTTTCCGACGACGGGAAGTGGACGTGGACCGGGAGGAAGCTTGAACCGGAAACGGCGGTAGAGGTAGTAGGTGACGAGAATGACGAAGAAGGAGAAGGGTAGAATTGGGATATCCATGGttgaaatgaagagagagaaagcaggTTTGGCTTAATAATGAACGAGACAGTGTGGAAGAAGAAGTTGAGATTTATTGATGGTGGAGAGTTGGTGTCACAAAATGGGGTTGGtgagattattttttctatttatatatttaggtttttatttttatctgatttttcaaataatgaagaaaaataaataagagagaCAATGGGGAATTGTATTTTGTATTATGGGTTATTCATATaatccaaaaatattaaatatgaattcactgcatcaaattaatcaatttatttattaaaatattttttattttaaattatttttattgattttatgtatatatattattacttttaattctttttttcaaataaaatattatatttttctcaaaatcatcaatttttttccatttctagattattttaataataatgtttgaaaTGGTTATTACATatcttcacatttttttattaattattttaatatatatatatattattttaattaaagttaattGTATTATGTCATCtcttagtatatattatattatattttacaaattcatttttttcaaagttAAGTTTGTAATGTCCATGTCACACACACTATATAAACCCATTTCTTTCTTCAATggtttaaaaagaaatttaataatttttctttcttcaatttattattattaaattatttaatatgttattctcttttaaattttattattattaaaatattttaatattaattaaattcaaatataaagttattttgcCATTGACTCTAAATATTTAGCTCCCAtgtcattattttttctttatgaaattataaatacaaatttataaaaacttagtttgtatatataatttaaatttataatatatgattctttttaatatttattatatttaaatattttagtatatatattacaaataatttattaatttacaattttagaaaaaataatatcataaatatatataattttagaaaaaagttgattttatatatttaaaatgatgaatTTCAAATTGATGGTACTTTaagaaataattcaaaaaaaattcttattttatggGTGAATATATGTATTATCTCATTTCTAAATTAGATCAATACCAAAGGTAAGAGTTGGTgtggaaaaatgaaaaaaaaataaaaagaggaaAGATGGAGACTTGAACATGGGCAATAAAAAATAGTTGGTGAGAGGTGCCCACAGTTTTCCCAATTTCAATATTGGCCAGATTCAGATttcttacaattttttatttaatattatttataattttcaaacattttgtTGTAAAAAATGTTTCTGAATTCatcttgtatatatattatttgaaaatatcaagatttataaattatttgatttttttaaatattaatttaaattagataatattaggtaacatatattttaattatacatatatcatgttcttatttaaataacattttagcTTCAATTAATATGATTccgaaaatatatattatcaaagttTGGTAGTTGTAGTTGATGagaatatattcattattattaatttcccTCTCATGAAAACAAATAGAATAATAATTGTGTATTGTGAGTCGTGACACTTTATCCATCCACCTACCCCTCCATTGTAATTTGTAAGCTTGTGGGACTAAAATAAATAGGTAAATAATGCTAttttatatatctattattttattttattttgtaaagaaTGGtggttttataaatataaggcaaTTAGAAATATGTCCTAATATATGTgagattacaaaaatataaataaaaggaaatcttgaacaaattaaatagcccttttattttttaaggaaaatatatttattaaatagcAAATAAATCACCGTGGGATTAatgaatctttttaaataatatatatatatatatagagtgataaataaaatattaagtatgtCACTATATTGAAATAAGACCACCACccaataaatgaaaaataaaaatcagaAATAATATCACAGTCACAATACAAGGGAggtaaatcaaacttaaatatatttccTAGAAAAACTCttcttaagttttttattttaatttgtttgctaaatgaagaaaaagaataaatattttgaagagaagctctatttttcattttgtcaCATTTCCAAACACAGCGAAGATGAGCATAGTGAATCAATTCTATGTTGAACATATTGCCTGTAGATGGTTTTGCCCATTTTGTAAAATGGTTGTAGAATTATTGCATTGAAACTAAAATCTATTGTTTGGTTTATGATTATAACGTtctagacactcattttttacactcgaatttataacttttaaaagtctcgaatattttaaaaaaattaaaaaatatagataataataaaaatatagcacaataaaaataaaaataaaagatgataataatggtgacataaataaataatctataatattgatatagagatttgaaataataaagggaataaataaaaataagtatatttgttagattttaataCCCTCATTGATTTCttgcaagaaaataaaaatatttagagcTAAAAGGGAAAGAACAATTTGAACCTATTTGAGAGAGTTGCACATATGCTGAGGGAATACTTAGCTGTCCCTAAGGGCAAAGCTCCAAACGCGCTGATGTAACCTCTGCGTTTGGACGGGAAGCGTTAATATTTGTAGAAGATGAGTCTATCTTCTTCGACTTTGTCCTAAAGAACATGACTAAAATGTGACAAGATCAATTCTCACCGTAAGTGTTTTGAATAGAAAAATACTCGTTTCACATTAATTAACAAATTGGGCACTTCTAGTTGGATAAGTTTGAAACTGATGGAGAAAGACTTAGGATATCTGTTAAACATCTTTGGGCAACGGCATACCAGTCCAAACCATATGTGTAGACTGCATATATAAAGTGAAAACATTGGAAATCAATATAGAAGTACAACATTGCAATATAGGCCTAATTAAGATCCTTGAACAATAAATTTCCTAAAATCGAAATAGTCAAATATAGCTATTGGCGCAAGTACTTTATGATTAAGAAATATTTGTCTCTTGCACAAATAGTGTATGAATATtaggctttttttttttttttttttttttttttttctttttttgttaattttttatgtatgaatgttggctttttaaattttttttttttatgttgatgatattcgaaaaatctacatttttatacatttttatgtTAGGCAAAAATTCACaatgattttaaaaacaataagatGATGATCCACAAAATAATAGGATCACGATGATTGATACCAAACATACCAAACGagacaaaattatattataatttggatcataatCAGTAAAATAATGTGCATCAGTAACAAAAACTACGCTATAATCTAGTTCATTatcaaaaaatcatttttattgagATTATAATTGTGATAAAAATACTAGTTTTTAAATAGGCTAGTGATCCATAAAACTATAAGATATCCCTCTTTTACTCTTTCACTGATTACTCAATTCACATACACAATGAAGGATAAAAGTAAAACGAACTTCTATgtaacttaataaaataaaaatatctatttcAGTACAGACACTTTTATAATCGACAATTCAATGAAGAAGCCAAGATTTGCacatatataatgatataatcAGTTAGCCCTCTCAGTCTGAGAAAAATCAATATTCAATTTTGCTACTAAACCACGATTTTACAAGTTTACAATTAATCAACCATCTTTTTAAAGTAAACTCTTGAAAGATcaggataaaaaaaataaaaatataatgaggTTACATGTATAATTGGATTTTGTAACAGTTTCATTGATCTTATATATCCTAATTCTTTTTATGTAACAAATCCGAATCCCAATTTCAAATGGGCTTCGTTTTTAGTCACGAGCTTTCTAAATTTCTTATGATCCACTCGTGGTATTTGTCTTTGTAGTTCTTGCACGGGCCTCCCAaattggttaatatatataactggacaattttatttgaatttagttgaaATCATTTATAATCATGAGTCCATGACCCAGTTTTAACCATTAAGTTCATTTCAATGGTCCAATATTCCAACTGCATAACCCCAAAACATATGTGGTGGCTTCTAAAGGTATTGTGTACTTTGGGAAACTTATTTTTTGTTCACTTAGTATTATACACTATGAAGTTTGaagttcaataataaaaaaaaaaaatcattcatgAATAGAATTAAGAATTGTTGCTTAAAGATGCAAAGTTGTCTCGTTATCTAGACTATGGTCaagatttatatatttgacGTGCGAAAATAAAACCATATGTTAACTAATTTTAGATACTTTATTTGTTTTTCGATGTTTATTTGTTTCGATATTGACTAGAACACatacatatttcaaaataaactaagttatttcttaaaatatttttggaatttctATATATTCACatagaattaaaaataagttattttgtattatatatatatatatatatatctttatatgGTAGAacaatacattaaaataaactaattaaaatgaCTATTTATTTGGATATAGAGATATGTATAATTAAGGTAAGTTATGACTTATGATGTGGAGAATAGATGCTGAATTTTAAACatgaaactaattaattaattactcattcttttatgtatatatattttatatagatacCATATCCTTAATTAGTAAAGTGCTTATACAGTGGTTATCGCACTTATGATTCTTACAGTGAGCAATCCATTTTGCAATTTGcttacatatttataattcagTTAATTCTGAAGTTACATAAATTTATGCTTTTTAGGTTTTActtccggttattaaatgagacACCCTTATGTTTAAACAATCCTTAATATAcatgaaaatgagaaaaaatttaAGAGTTTTCAAAAGAATGGTAAAAAGTATTTTGTCAAAGGTTAAAAACAATTTGATTAGTAGATAAAAATGTAACAAATGATTTCAAAATGTTAACGAGAGAATATCGGCTAGAACATAGCATCAACAATTATCGTTCTTACCACTTCGAATGTAAAACAACTCtgactaatattattatttaagtgtGTGACTTAACATGATAAGTGGAACGATAAAAAGAGTCCAATAAATTGTGTTTTAAAACAAACAAGAATAAGAACATTTATAAAGTAAGCACTTGCAAAGTGCAAACCCTAAGTGGAATCTGAATCAAATGTCAGCCAAACTGTCTTGCTATAAAGTTGTAGACATGAACTTAAATTATTCAGTGGGACACGTCATcccaaatatatattcttttgtgGGTGATACGTACataaatcaacattttatttatttatttattaaatttaatatatgtaaaCCTTTTAAATTTCCGTAGGATTCGATAGTTTCTTATATTTCGTTACACAAAATATaaactgaaaattaaaaattaaaaactttagCCAATAAAATAACTAGCTAATTTCCTTAATagtaaaaagttaaataataattaatatttttctgatTCCTATTACTAAACTAGCTACTAAAAAAATCCGATATATAATAGTCCAAACGGAGGAGACACAATAATTGAGAGATCGATCGAACTCTTAAAACACTTACCGAAATAATTATGGTAACTCagatatattcaatttaaactCCAATCGAACTACTTAGAATTaagataaaacatatattattcaataaagattaattaagaataattcataaaagaaatctaatattaattaacaatttttatttatttccttttcaATTGTCGTTTCaattttctataaattaataatgctctattataaaataaagaagattttgaaattaatacaACATTACCACTTCCAACTCTGAGATATGACATGCCTCTTTGACAACTAAAGTAAAAAGATTAAATTCAAAGttaaaaatagtaattaaaagTCACCAGTTGATTTAACTTATTGAAAACTAACATTTTACTTTGTTATTATTagtgttattattttaattttgatgtatatatagtaattttttttaataatatttatatactacaaaaagaaaaaaacatgtGGTAACTTAAATTTCTCTCATTATTCAGGCTTACAAGAAAACACGTTACAATAAGTAAAAAAGACAGACTTGCCCCTTATGGcaaaaaccaaaatttgaaAATGTCTAAAACACCCCCATTGATACtctttgaaaattgaaattatcCCAAAATTAAAAAGACCCTCCGATTATCAGTTAATGACATTACAGTCCCTcaactttatatta
It encodes the following:
- the LOC124923910 gene encoding cysteine proteinase inhibitor A-like, giving the protein MKKKIPIMASLCFLVLVLSSFPELGLSKDDGHFLGIKKALGGIENIKGFQNSAEIKNLCRFAVEEHNKKENTLLEFTKVIAAKQQVVAGTMYYLTLEAVDGGKKNVYDAKVWVKPWMDFKQLQEFKPSSSP
- the LOC124923909 gene encoding cytochrome P450 98A2, producing the protein MDIPILPFSFFVILVTYYLYRRFRFKLPPGPRPLPVVGNLYDIKPVRFRCFYEWAQVYGPIISVWFGSTLNVVVSNTELAKEVLKEKDQQLADRHRSRSAAKFSRDGQDLIWADYGPHYVKVRKVCTVELFTPKRLEGLRPIREDEVTAMVESIFIDCNNPENKGKALLVKKYLGAVAFNNITRLAFGKRFVNAEGIMDEQGLEFKAIVSNGLKLGASLAMAEHIPWLRWMFPLEEESFAKHGARRDNLTRSIMDEHTEARKKGGAKQHFVDALLTLQDKYDLSEDTIIGLLWDMITAGMDTTAISVEWAMAELIKYPRVQQKAQEEMDRVIGSGRVINETDFSNLPYLQCVAKEALRLHPPTPLMLPHRANADVKIGGYDIPKGSNVHVNVWAVARDPAVWKNPLEFRPERFLEADVDMKGHDFRLLPFGAGRRVCPGAQLGINLVTSMLAHLLHHFSWFPPEGMTPEQIDMSENPGLVTYMKKPLEAIAKPRLDDADLFKRIPYEEM